Below is a genomic region from Prunus persica cultivar Lovell chromosome G3, Prunus_persica_NCBIv2, whole genome shotgun sequence.
GCATAAAGTGGGCTAATATGGTTATAATTTTTCCCTGATGTTTAAGTGCTAGTGTAGATCAAATGTCTGGATGAGGCATTAAAATGGTTATGACTGAGGAAGAGACCACTTCAGTGTTTGAGCTTGTAGTTGTGGATTCAATAATATTTATGGATCTTTGCCATAATCCTAAGGGCATGGTTGTAGTATAAATAATTACTACCTATTTTCTTCATAGAATGAATATGTGGTCAGACACAGCAGTAGGTATGCGATGATTTagattcttcttcttgtaaTGATAAATACACTTGTATGCTCTATCAATGAACTACTTGTGCCATTTTGTTAAGGATACAGTTGTGAAACATTTTAGGTACGTATTTCCTTTTGTAACATGTAATGACTAATCCGAaccaaataaattttcttttctttttccttcattttagaGAAGCTATAAAAACACTAATTCTTTTAGTGCACAAAAGGCTGTGAGAATTGCATTGAACATTGGAATATAGTAAGAATGTTAGATGGTGAAAGAGACTATGGGAGTCATAgtgctggttggttctcaGGGGAAGTGCTTCTTTTAATGCACAAAAGGCTGTGAGAATTGCATTCAACATTGAAATATAGTAAGAAGATTAGATGGTGAAAGAGACATGGGAGTCGTAGTGTTGGTTGATTGTCAAAGGAAGTGAAACTACCAACAGTGTTATGTTCTGGAATTTTTTGAATGACACCTGAAGAACATGGGGAAAAATTAGTTGCAGCTAGATTATTGAAACTTGGAAGGGAAAGATAAGAGGACAGGTGTTATGGCTGATTAGGGCAAGACGTATGCAGCCAAATCCTTATTTCTAGAGAGGCCATTTCTTCAAATCAAACCTTCGAACATCAGATCACTTGGAGCAAGCCATATTGTTGCTCCATGGTGAACCCTCATACGTACTGCTggttaaaattattatttcaatttgttgAATTGCATCACTGCCATGAGGATCTAGCaataagaaagagaaggaCATGCTTGTACAAGTTTTATCATGTATATTCAGTTGATTGGTGGAGTCCATTACTTTTTCAAATAGCTAAGGAGTGTATACCAGTTTAATTTGGCATAGAATAGTTATAAGTCACTCCAGTGTTCGTCAGGATGAATTGTCTTCAGTTTTATTTGGTCACTTTCTGTGCTAGACATAAAATCATAAGTAGGTGCAGACACCCTGCCTGGTTGGGAGCTTCCTAGAGAAGCCCAGTTGAGACAACTGTGCTTAAAAGACTGATTCCAATATCTTTATGTacttatattcttcaatctATTAAACAGGGTTGGAAGAATGTACTTTGTGTTGGTCAACATTGTGCACTTCAAaaacatttctacaaaaacaAACTTTTATTGAGGTCCTTAATATCATTATGATTAGCATCAACTATAAGTTTGTCAGAGTATGTTTCTTCACCGTCTTGAGTGAGCCTTATCAAGGAGTTGATATTTTTGTTCGAGTAATCTCTTAAATAGTGATCGCAAAGTATGAGTATAGtttttctctaaattttaATCATAACTAAAAGTAGCTTCTTCAAAAGGGCACCTGTAATTACTTCCCAGATACTGAGACTTCTgtaaattatcaaaattttctgAAATGCTTGATCTTGTTGTTGTGCATTGGTCTTTccttaaattttttcttcGCTTGATAGTAATCGGTGGAATTTCCTGTAGTGCTCCATCTTCTGTAGTGGTAGTGTTAATCTGTaggctgtttttttttttttggcctaaATTAAACCCAAAATTGTCTCTTGTATGGACTATTTATAATTCTGAATGATATCTCGATTCAAATTAATTCTCAATGAAATCTATACAGATTGCAGTTAAAAGGTTAAAGGTCTGGAGTAACAAAGCAGATATGGAATTTGCAGTTGAGGTTGAGATATTGGCACGAGTTCGGCACAAGAATTTGCTCAGTTTACGTGGCTATTGTGCAGAAGGGCAAGAGCGTTTAATTGTATATGACTACATGCCAAATTTGAGCTTACTTTCTCATCTTCATGGGCAGCACTCAGCTGAATGCCTTCTTGATTGGAACCGGCGGATGAATATTGCAATTGGATCTGCTGAAGGAATTGCGTAAGTACTGAACCCACATTTCTCCCAACTCTATAACTGTTACTCATATTAACCTCTTACTTTAATTTTCCAGCTATCTTCACCACCATGCAACTCCACATATAATCCATAGAGACATCAAAGCCAGCAATGTGTTAGTGGACTCAGATTTCCAGGCTCAAGTTGCTGATTTTGGTTTTGCAAAGCTAATCCCTGATGGTGCTACACATGTGACCACAAGAGTGAAGGGTACCCTTGGCTACCTTGCACCCGAATATGCTATGTTAGGGAAAGCTTCAGAGAGTTGTGATGTCTACAGCTTTGGCATTCTCCTGCTAGAACTTGCCAGTGGCAAGAAACCCATTGAGAAATTGAGTTCAACAATGAAACGCACAGTTACTGATTGGGCACTGCCATTGGCTTGTGAGAGGAAGTTTGATGAATTAGCAGATCCCAAGCTCAATGGAAAGTATGCAGTGGATGAGCTGAAAAGAGTTATCTTTGTGGCTCTGCTATGTGCTCATAGTCGACCTGAGAGAAGACCGACTATGCTGGAGGTGGTCGAGCTACTGAAGGGAGAATCGAAAGAGAAGTTAGCTCAATTGGAGAATGATGAACTATTTAAGACTTCCCAGGCCCCGGAATATAATGATGGGAATGATGGGACATCAGCAGCTGAAGATAGCTCAGATTTCATCTCAgaggaaaaagatgaaaaacagGATTCGAAATAGGAGGCCGTTCCTAGGATTGGCCATAATGGCTGAGAAAATGTGAAAAGACATAGATGTGTGTTTGGATTTAAGGTTAAGGTAAGGTAGCACTGGCTGTCAATTTGTTAGAATTTCCAGGGATTATAGCTGCCTTTTTGTTTACAACCATTGTTTTCGTGAGTGCCGTGTTTTATCTGTGTGCATTCTTCTTGTCCCTTTGGCCTTctctttttggtttgttttgagcATCTGAATGACATGAAGAACTGTTTTTAGTGTTTATTGGCTGTCATCAGTCCTCACTATCGCTTTTATACTAGTTTGGTAACTTTTAGTGCAAAAATACACAAGAAATGATTATGTTTAGCGCTGATCCTGAGTTCTTATCTGTTTATCAATTTACTATTTTACATCTTCATTCACATGATCATTACATGGACTGCCTCCTCCTCAGTCTGCATCATGAACCATATGGCTAAAATGCTTGCATACAAGGagtgtttatataaattataatctctTTCTCACACCTAAAGCTTTGTGTCTTGGTTGTGTGATTTGTGAGAGGAGCGTTGTATTCGCTGGATATACGCGAGATCTTTTCTTTGCACCTAGCTTGGCCAgcgctttgtatttttttgcgAAAGCCAGCGCATTTCTTCATGTTCATGGTGGCAACAAATTAAGATGCCAACATGATGGGCAACAACCTGGTCTTCCTTCAATTATGAAACACATTGTCACTCTAAAACATGAGGGATTATTATATCAAGAGGAACAGTTTTGTCAACGGCAATCCCATAGAAAATTCCCTTCTCTTTTGCGTGGTTGGCTGGTAGCCATGTTTGGCATTGAAAGTTGACAAATGTCGCACAGGCTTTGTCAACGAAGCGTTCTTCATTGGAAGAGTGTACGTTAGGTAAAGGCTTTCTAATTCTAAGTATGAATTTTTCATCCCATAAGATGTTGAATTCGGTTATTTTAGTaacacttttgtttttattttttatttttttagtaacAATGAAAAGAATATGGTAGAGAACTAAAAACAATTCTAAGTAACAATGAACTTGTagttcaagtggttaagagcatttatcaTGTACCTGATTTGATTTCCTCCTCTTTCAATATCAgttgcataaaaaaaaaaatctgcatagttctttcttcttcttaattttaattttactttgttAAAAAACAAACGAAGAATCAGAAAAATCATAACATTGTTCGAAGGGCGGGGCATGTAGATCCAATATCCAATATAATAAGAAAGTTGTTGGAGATTAAtcaatctttttatttctttcgaGAAAAGAGATTaatcaattataaactagATTAGTCCTTTCATGGGTGTgccaattagtttttttaatttataattaaaaaatataatgggTAATTGTGTTCAATAAAAATAGAACTCATTGTTAACGAGGATTGGTTGAGTTGGTAATGATCGTTATATTCACTATCAAGGCTTATGTTCGAATCTTACTGCCGACAATCCCTCTTAATGGGTAATatgtaaaaaccaaaaaatgggCTAAGACCCCTTTTTGTAAGTCCTCAAAAAGGCATTGGGGTGCCCTGGCCTTGGGATGAGGTAGCCTCCCCTCtccctaaacttttttttataaaaaaaaaaccattatttgatttgattttaaaattttaaaattttttaatggcTTGTGTTATTAATGGTGAGTATTTTCCTGTTTTAAAAgtcgaaaaaataaaaacttaaaagacACTTCACGAAAAATATGTGTCATTAATAACACGCTcattattaaaataagaaactaTTGGGACGGATATTTAGCAAAATacaattgtaaaaataaaaattaaaattaaaaaaaaaaaactttgtaaTGATGAGTTGGTTTTTTGAGTTTGACTCTTCCTAAAAATGCTCAAgttattgaccaaaaaaaagagctCAGGTTTAAGGTGAGAGTCCAACCACCAAacaccaaagaaaaaacaatggGGCAAGTTCCGGTATTTGAtaaatctctttttttttttaatgactgAAAAAGTCTGGCTCCTTAAAATTGAGGAAGAGCTCCTCCTTAAAACCAATGTAATGTTGACATGTGTCAAattcttttaacttttatttttttgttggaaactAAATTACCATTATCATGCCTTCAATGTGGACCATTAGTAGGATCTAACGCTggatattgtccccaactttTACTGAGCAAAAAACCGCAAGACTTCTAACAGCGTGTTTGGCGAATTTCTAATTGTAGCATGCGTGTGTAGTTTTTGAGTTAAAGCTGTGCTGAGATTGATTCCTCTTGAATCAAATtcttaaaagtatagccgcgcggctatattttttaaatacattcaaatatattaatattcacagatttatgtgaattttcttttgggttattGCAGATGGTGATTGGAACTGATCTAAATGACGAAGGTAGGTTGGATGTAGCTCAAAATGCGTAACTGTGTTCTGCTGTCCAACACTTTGTTACAGAAGCTGGAGAGCAAATTGTAGCAGTGTTTCTTAGAAATTCATGGGATTTCTTGCTCATAATTCACCTCATTTTAGTTTTGAATGTTCTCAATATTCTGCCATTTGGTGAAATAATTTTTCTAATATACTTTCATGCCTTGGCAAATGGATGGAGAAAGATGGGGCTTTCAACAGGTATCAATGGGAGGTCTCCTGATGTTTTCTTAGTGATGCAAGGAGtgaatcaatttttttatgcagCTCATTTTATTATGTTCTACATTATCTATGTATTTGTGAATGTAGGCCGGTAGTAGATAGATAGGGACCAACCTGCATATCGGATTTGTAAAGCTCAGAGGAGTTTATTCTGTTCAATAGCCTGAAGATTCTCCATGTCTAATGATCATTTAAGACATTCAGAAGCCCGAAGACGCACAAACACTGAAACCTCCCCCTtctatgtttttatttattaactaTGGTATcaacaatttcttctttttttttttccgcaGGTAAACTGTTGATACGTGCATCTAGATAAAGAAGGGTGATAAAGGAAAACTTTTAAGAGGCCATCTAGATAAatacaattacaaaaattaaaaataataataataaaaaattgtaagtCACACGTACGTAGCGCTTGATGGAAAAAAGGATAATTTTGTTAGAACTCCACAGTCTGCTCTTTTGACCCCACACTAATTTAAAACATGAATAACTTATTTTACCATTGTATATAATTACCGTTaaggacaaaaaaatattttaaataaaaattaaatttgctCACTATACCCCCACATACATTTATGCAACCCTAGTCAGACTTATTTATCAAATCATCATGTTCCTATAACCCTATCAAGGTTTATACGTTTATATTCATAAAACCAGGTTCGAACCCATACatccattttcaacaaaatcacaaCCATAAATACATCTCTATACGCTAAAATACATCCAATTTTTGAAATATCACTGAGaaacataaaattacaaatcaaaattgaaggcTAACCTTGAGTTCTTCACGATTTGGGATTGGTGGCGTCGCAAAAGTTCTACAATAGAAGCTTGGCGTTTTGGAGGTGATGTGCCACATAAGCTGCCTCCTTTCGATGTAGTGTCATTTGTGATGGGGTTTAGGGATACTCGGGTTTGTGACGGGGTTTAGGGATACCAGGGTTTGCGATGGGGTTAATTGATGGggtgtgaaaaaaaaaaagtgtgatAGATTTAGGTTAGTGAGGGTAATTTAAGAAGAAATAATGGGTGTAGAgagtcattttaaatttcactaAAGTGTTATGGGATGTAAAAAGTATGTGGGGTCTAAAAAGCAAATCGTGGAGTTCAAATAAAATCACCCATGGAAAAAAGATTTCCCGCAAGCGCATGTAGGGAGGCTAGTAGATAGATTATTGAAAGGATAAGTACTatgacatgtttactaatATGTAATTGGATTatgaggaattgaattgagaaggagttggattgaggaTAATTAGATTCCGGAtttctattaaagttgtttactaaacaatATGTATTGAGGGGAGTTGGATTTCAGATTCCTATTGAAATTGTTTACTAAATCATATGGAATTGAGGCAGGAGTGGTGCTAATTATTAAAATGTCATCGTTGTTAGGTTAAAGTAGAtgacaaatttcaaaatttcaaaatttcaaaattgtgtgaggatataatagGTAAAAAAGATGTATTCATAATGGGTTAGTTTTTCaagaattagaataccacaCCTCACCCAAGAATGGAATTCCTCCCAaattaggaattcaattcctaattttataTGGGCCccacttactttttaattttttgatgtGAAATAAACGCATGAATCCTCCGTaagtgaaattcaattcctcATGAGAATTCCAATTCCTGATTAGTAAACACACTATAAATTGAGTCTATCCCACTTACTTTTCAATTCATTAAAGTGAAGTAAACGCAGGAATCCTTTATAAGTagaattcaattcctgattAGTAAACACACTATAAATTAAGTCTAAATAATTGCCCTTAAGGTGTTGTGACGTTGTTAATGGGCcggaataaaaataatttgtttatCCAAAAGCCCACACTAGAATCCAATCTAAAAGAAGCCCATGTCCCGAAGCGGTCTGGTCCTCGCCCCCCCGACGACCGTCACTTGCCACTGCCTTTTGTCTCTTTAGCAAAAATAAATACCGCATCTCAAACCCGCACTTTTTTTCAacttctctcactctctctatCTCACTGAGAGAAGAGAGCCAAACCCCGCAAAACCCTAGAAAACTCGAACCGCCATTGAAGCTCGGAAGGCTTCTTCGCGCGGAAGCACAAGCAGGCAAACtctatctatctctctctcacaatcCTTGTGCAGAGTTTGATACTCGATTCGGTTTTGTTTCCGCAGTATGTGGAACAACGGCCAGATTGCGCCGCCTGGCACCGGCGGTTCGTCGATCCCGCCACCGCCGGCGGCTCAGCCCTCTTACACGGTATTGCCTTCCCCGGCTGATGCCGAGGCCAGGCTCGAAGAGAAGGCCCGGAAATGGCAGCAGCTCAATTCCAAGCGGTACAGTGATAAGCGCAAGTTCGGCTT
It encodes:
- the LOC18783389 gene encoding PTI1-like tyrosine-protein kinase At3g15890 → MAFGSMFCCGRGFGRKEGGKKQPTWRVFSLKELHAATNNFNYDNKLGEGGFGSVYWGQLWDGSQIAVKRLKVWSNKADMEFAVEVEILARVRHKNLLSLRGYCAEGQERLIVYDYMPNLSLLSHLHGQHSAECLLDWNRRMNIAIGSAEGIAYLHHHATPHIIHRDIKASNVLVDSDFQAQVADFGFAKLIPDGATHVTTRVKGTLGYLAPEYAMLGKASESCDVYSFGILLLELASGKKPIEKLSSTMKRTVTDWALPLACERKFDELADPKLNGKYAVDELKRVIFVALLCAHSRPERRPTMLEVVELLKGESKEKLAQLENDELFKTSQAPEYNDGNDGTSAAEDSSDFISEEKDEKQDSK